From a region of the Macrobrachium nipponense isolate FS-2020 chromosome 3, ASM1510439v2, whole genome shotgun sequence genome:
- the LOC135222078 gene encoding uncharacterized protein LOC135222078, whose translation MLPKYEASRKSPYKGLIFTSPQSRPTPRVYCVLSAFFFGVLLITLGAVFYNVILIQPLGAQHPIHVPPMPIACVLIATGIFMVLLSVVLAWNHLFHSRCGLDDGEESLVDDLYFFAQDDVINQVYQRPQNNPAV comes from the exons ATGCTGCCCAAATACGAGGCCTCTAGAAAGTCGCCGTACAAAGGCCTAATCTTCACCAGCCCCCAGAGTAGGCCTACCCCCAGAGTCTACTGTGTCCTCTCCGCCTTCTTCTTCGGAGTCCTCCTGATCACCTTGGGCGCCGTTTTCTATAACGTCATTCTCATTCAGCCGTTAGGGGCACAGCACCCCATCCACGTGCCCCCGATGCCCATAGCCTGTGTCCTCATCGCCACGGGTATTTTTATGGTTCTTTTGAGCGTCGTCCTCGCTTGGAA ccatttatttcattcaagatgCGGGTTGGACGACGGGGAGGAGTCTCTAGTGGACGACTTGTACTTCTTCGCCCAGGATGACGTCATCAACCAAGTATACCAACGGCCGCAGAATAATCCTGCCGTCTGA
- the LOC135222080 gene encoding uncharacterized protein LOC135222080, whose translation MLLTEASKTNGTMPLGSRYKGLFSSRNAPTARAYFILFSFFLGVLLITLGAVFCNVILTQPPPGGAHVIHVPPVPVACALIVFGVVCFLSSIGTAWRYGFDDGDDEKFTFAQDDVLDQHHQRAAPARNLPV comes from the exons ATGCTCCTCACAGAAGCCTCCAAAACCAATGGCACCATGCCGTTGGGTTCGCGCTACAAGGGCCTCTTCAGTTCCCGGAACGCTCCCACCGCCAGGGCTTACTTCATCCTGTTTAGCTTCTTCCTGGGGGTCCTCCTGATTACTTTGGGCGCCGTCTTCTGCAACGTCATCCTCACCCAGCCGCCCCCGGGCGGGGCACACGTCATCCACGTGCCCCCTGTGCCCGTCGCCTGCGCCCTCATCGTTTTCGGCGTCGTCTGCTTCCTCTCCAGCATCGGGACAGCTTGGAG GTACGGCTTTGATGATGGGGACGACGAGAAGTTCACTTTCGCCCAAGACGACGTTCTCGACCAACACCATCAGCGAGCGGCGCCGGCGAGGAACCTGCCCGTCTGA